Proteins encoded together in one Cicer arietinum cultivar CDC Frontier isolate Library 1 chromosome 4, Cicar.CDCFrontier_v2.0, whole genome shotgun sequence window:
- the LOC140920109 gene encoding uncharacterized protein, producing MSSHDIITRDRGTKRNLSLQLPNILTTASQHLHRIDIEDSDDDVIESSPRSIAQAISNAKRIRKRDRVESNLENQSMPTYFMHDMIRRTIEPIGDVYINLEANTSVEIENTKKSPETNKEHEDPKETSFNCPICMAPFVEEMSTRCGHIFCKKCIRRAVSLKGTCPTCRKKVTPSGLIRVYLPSSE from the exons ATGAGTTCACATGACATCATTACAAGGGATCGAGGAACAAAAAGAAATTTGTCTCTGCAGCTGCCCAACATTCTTACTACTGCATCTCAACATCTTCATAGGATTGACATTGAAGATAGTGACGACGATGTCATTGAATCTTCACCTAGATCTATTGCTCAG GCCATAAGCAATGCAAAGAGAATACGTAAAAGGGATAGAGTTGAATCGAATTTGG AAAATCAGAGCATGCCAACTTATTTTATGCACGACATGATTCGTCGTACAATTGAACCAATTGGTGATGTTTATATAAATTTGGAAGCCAATACCAGTGTGGAG ATTGAAAATACCAAAAAATCACCTGAAACTAATAAAGAACATGAAGATCCAAAAGAGACTAGCTTTAATTGTCCAATATGCATGGCTCCATTTGTTGAGGAAATGTCAACAAGGTGTGGCCACATTTTTTGCAAGAAGTGCATCAGAAGGGCAGTATCTTTAAAGGGTACATGCCCCACATGTAGAAAAAAGGTTACTCCAAGTGGACTAATACGGGTATATCTTCCATCTTCCGAGTGA